Genomic segment of Thermodesulfobacteriota bacterium:
CGCGGAATTTCAAGGGAAACGGGGATGTCGGCGTCCCCTCCCCATTCACCGACCTTCCTCCTCACCGCGGAGGATACAAGGCCCTCTACAATTTCCCGAATGTTCAAACACCGCCTCAAAGGGGAAATATCCGTAAGCTTTGAAGTTTATCCCGGCCCCGGCAGAGTGTCAACGCGAGGGGACGGGATGCGGAGGTGCCGGGGAATCAGCCCGGAAACAGCGTCACCCGGTCCCGGCCGCGCTGCTTGGACAGATAGAGGGCCTCGTCCGCGCGCTTCAGCAGCTCCCCCGCGGCGGTCCCGTGCCCCGGCGCGCAGGACACCCCGAAGGAGGCGGTGACGGCGACCTCGCGCCCCCCGTGCTGAAACTTCGTTTGTCGCACCATCCGCCGGAAGCGCTCCGCCCCTTCCATGGCCTTCACCGGGTCGGTCAAGGAAAGGAAGAGGACGAACTCCTCCCCGCCGTATCTTCCGGCCGCATCGCCCCGCCGGATCGCCTTCCCGAGGACGGACGCGACCCGCCGCAGCACCTCGTCCCCGAACGGGTGGCCGTAGCTGTCGTTGATCCGCTTGAAGTGATCGATGTCCATCATGATCACCGCCAGCGGGTGACGGCCGTCCAGGCGCGCCAGCTCGGTCTCGAGCCGCTCGAGGAACGCCTTCCGGTTGGGGAGTCCCGTCAGGCCGTCGGTCGAGGCCCGCCTCGCAAGCTCCTCCAGGTGCGCCACGTGGGAGAGGCCGAGCTGCATGACCTCCGTGACGTCCCGCGCGGTTTCGGCATGCTGGCGGTGGAAGCGCCCCTCCTCCGTGTGACAGCAGACGACGGCCCCCCGGAAACCGCCGGCTCCGGCCACGGGAAGCAGGAGGAACGACCGCTCCCCCTCGTTCCTCCAGGCCGTCGGAAGCACCCCCTGCCCCCGGGAAGCTCCCTGGGCGTCGGTGAAGATCCGGCGGGAGCCGGTCCGGATCACCCACCCGACGTAGCTCTCCGCGATGGGCTCGGGACGGTCGGATCCGCCCGATCGGGAATCCGACTCTTCCCACGTCACGTATCCGGTCTTCCCTCCGTCGCTCGTTCCGATCAGCAGCGCCCGGGTGGCTCCGACCTGCCGCCTCAACTGACCGATCGACTCCGCGTAGACCCGCTGCCGACGTAGCGGCAGACCGCCTTCCGTCCCTTCCGGCTCCTCCTCCCCTGCCTGGGCCATCTTCCGGACCATCCGGTGATACCAGTCTTCCCGGATCAGGTATCGCTCCCCCTGGTGCAGGAGGCGGACCTTCTCGATATCGCGCCCGAGGAAATACGCCACCAGCTCGGCCAGGGACGTGGTGGAATCCGGCCAGCCCCCGTCCTCCTCCCGGATCCCGAGAAGGACCCCCTCCACCTTCTCTCCGCAAAGCACGGGGACGGCGACGATCCCGGTCGCCCGGAAACCCGCGCCGAGGCCCGGCGGGGCGTACATCTGCGCGGCGTTCCCTTCCTCGAGGAAGGGACGGCGGAACAGGGCGGCCTCCCGGACCGGCACGTACGTGTCCGGAACCGGGAACCGGCCCGCCGGCCCCGCTCCACGGCTCACGAGGAGACCCTCGTGGCCCGCGGATCCCGGCGCCGGCGAGGGCCACACGTACGCGACATGCGCGGCCCCGATCATGGGCAGGAGCCCTTCCAGCGCCCGGCGGATACCGTCCTTCAGGTCGAGCTCCCGCCTCAGGAGCACGGCCTCCTCGGTCGCCCCCTCGCCGGGGGGCTGCCCGCCCTTCCGGGGCTCTTCCCAGGGAAGGACCAGGGAGCGGCTGCCGGCGGTCGTTTCCCGCGCGAGCGCATCCTCCGGCTCCTGCTTCACGCGGCATCTCCGGAGAAAGATCCCGGCCGCCCCCGAGACGGCCGCAACGACGGCGATCGATGCGAGTTCCCGCGCCTTGCCGGCGGTGCCGAAAGATATCGTCCCGAGCCAGCCGGCGACGCCGAGCATGGAAGGCACGGACGCCGCGGGCCGCAGGCCGTATCCGAGGAAAAAGAACAGCGCCGCGGGGACGGCCCGGGTTCCCGCGACGAAAGGGGACGCGCCATGGAGCGCGAGGCCGGCGGCGCCCGCCCACATCAGGAGCGCGTTCCGCGGAGGAACCCTCGCCCCCTCCCTTCGCGCGGCGAGGTATCCCGCCAGCACGACGCCGAAGCCGGCGATGCCGGCAACGCAGGCGGCGAGCAGGACCCGGTCCCCCGCGCCGAGGAGGCGGAGCGCAATCAATGCAAGGAGATACGGCGGAGCGAGGAACCCCGCCAGATCGCGGGCGGGGAGCACTATCGACGAGGCGGGACGACGATCACTTTTTCCTTCTCCTTGATCAGGCCGAGCCGCCGGGCCTCGTCCTCGATCACCGCGGGATTGCTGCGGAGCCCCTCCACCTGGCTTTTCAGCTCGGCGTTCTCCTTCCGGAGAACCTCCACCTCGGCGCGGAGCTGCCGCTCCGTGTTCCGCAGCTTCCACAGCCCGATGATCCCCATGTCCCGGAAAAGGGAGATGAAGATGCCGATCAGCACGAGGGCCGCCGCGATGAGGAGCGGGAGGCGGATCCCGCTTCGATCGGTTTCGTTCACGGGCTTTTTCATCGGCCGGATGCCACCGTTCCTTTCAGAAACTCACCGCGACGGACGAGCCGCCACCGCCGCCTCCCGAGCCGCCGCCCGCGGCCAGCGCCGCCGCGATCCCCACCCCGGAGATCAACGCCCCCCAGACCCACCACTTCTTGTACCACGGTTTCGATTCCCGGTCTTCCGTTTCGGCGGGCCATCCGCTGCCGAGGAGCCCCGCCGCCACCCACTTGCCGGCCCCTTCGGAAGCGCCGCTCCCGGCTGGAATCTCCTTCTCCCCGAGATAAACGGGATCCCCGCCCGCGGCCGACCTGGCATATGCCCTGGCGCGGTATCCCTCCCCCGAGCCGTCCTTTTCGAGGGTCATCACCGCGATGCGGGAGACTCCCGCAGCGGAGGCGAACTCGTCGATGAGGGGCCCCGTCCCCTTTCCTTCCCTTCCCGCGCCTTCCCCCAGAAGCTCTCCGAGCCTCGCCACGCGGTCGCCGGACAGCGCGAAGTCGAGCGTCTCCGCGTCGCCCGGAAGCCACTGCCCGATCCGCACCGCATCCCGGTACCCCTTGTGGAAGACGCGCACTTTCACCGGCCCCGTTTTCCCCGGCCGGATCCGGGAGGGCGTCTTCCCCTTGTACTCGCCGTCCACTTCGATCCCCGCCCCGGAGGGCAGCGATTGCACCAGGAGCTCCGGTTCCGGAAGGGGGCGGCGCCTGGCCCGTTCCCAGGCTGCGATGAGCTGCGGAGGAAAGAGCGCCGGGTCCGGGTTGAAGCCGGGGCGAAGGGCGCGGGAGCGGGCCAGCAGGCTCTCCGCCGCCGGGAGATCCGCTTTCCGGAGCTTCAGGATCCCCTCCCTCAGGTAGATCTCCGCGAGGAACGGCAGGGTCGATTCCGTGAATCGGAAGGCGCGCGCTTCCTTCTCCGCCTCGGAAAGTAGGGCCTCTGCGGCATCGTTCTCCACCTTTTCCATGTGCGCGGACGCCTTGGATATCTTCCCGGCGATCCTGCGGAGGGCCGCGTCGCCGGGGACCGGGAACAAGGACGCCGGATCGGGGCCGGAAGGGGGCGCCTCCGCCGGGGCGGGAACGAAGCGGACCCGCACGGACTTCGACAGGAGCCCCGGAACCGGGTCCAGGATCTCCCGGGAAACGGACTCCGGGATGTCGGGGGCGGCGTATTTCAGGAAGAGGGCGGCTTCCGGGCCTTCCGACGTCGCCGAAGCGGGCGGAACCGCCCATCGGACCGACAGGACGGCGAACAGAAGGCAGGCGACCGCGCTACGCCTGCTTGACGTAAATCTCATCCGTGATGTCCCTGTCCACGGCGATCGTCGTCTGGCCGATCTGGAGCACGTGGGAC
This window contains:
- a CDS encoding GGDEF domain-containing protein; translation: MIALRLLGAGDRVLLAACVAGIAGFGVVLAGYLAARREGARVPPRNALLMWAGAAGLALHGASPFVAGTRAVPAALFFFLGYGLRPAASVPSMLGVAGWLGTISFGTAGKARELASIAVVAAVSGAAGIFLRRCRVKQEPEDALARETTAGSRSLVLPWEEPRKGGQPPGEGATEEAVLLRRELDLKDGIRRALEGLLPMIGAAHVAYVWPSPAPGSAGHEGLLVSRGAGPAGRFPVPDTYVPVREAALFRRPFLEEGNAAQMYAPPGLGAGFRATGIVAVPVLCGEKVEGVLLGIREEDGGWPDSTTSLAELVAYFLGRDIEKVRLLHQGERYLIREDWYHRMVRKMAQAGEEEPEGTEGGLPLRRQRVYAESIGQLRRQVGATRALLIGTSDGGKTGYVTWEESDSRSGGSDRPEPIAESYVGWVIRTGSRRIFTDAQGASRGQGVLPTAWRNEGERSFLLLPVAGAGGFRGAVVCCHTEEGRFHRQHAETARDVTEVMQLGLSHVAHLEELARRASTDGLTGLPNRKAFLERLETELARLDGRHPLAVIMMDIDHFKRINDSYGHPFGDEVLRRVASVLGKAIRRGDAAGRYGGEEFVLFLSLTDPVKAMEGAERFRRMVRQTKFQHGGREVAVTASFGVSCAPGHGTAAGELLKRADEALYLSKQRGRDRVTLFPG
- a CDS encoding septum formation initiator family protein, whose protein sequence is MNETDRSGIRLPLLIAAALVLIGIFISLFRDMGIIGLWKLRNTERQLRAEVEVLRKENAELKSQVEGLRSNPAVIEDEARRLGLIKEKEKVIVVPPRR
- a CDS encoding PEGA domain-containing protein — protein: MRFTSSRRSAVACLLFAVLSVRWAVPPASATSEGPEAALFLKYAAPDIPESVSREILDPVPGLLSKSVRVRFVPAPAEAPPSGPDPASLFPVPGDAALRRIAGKISKASAHMEKVENDAAEALLSEAEKEARAFRFTESTLPFLAEIYLREGILKLRKADLPAAESLLARSRALRPGFNPDPALFPPQLIAAWERARRRPLPEPELLVQSLPSGAGIEVDGEYKGKTPSRIRPGKTGPVKVRVFHKGYRDAVRIGQWLPGDAETLDFALSGDRVARLGELLGEGAGREGKGTGPLIDEFASAAGVSRIAVMTLEKDGSGEGYRARAYARSAAGGDPVYLGEKEIPAGSGASEGAGKWVAAGLLGSGWPAETEDRESKPWYKKWWVWGALISGVGIAAALAAGGGSGGGGGGSSVAVSF